A DNA window from Setaria viridis chromosome 2, Setaria_viridis_v4.0, whole genome shotgun sequence contains the following coding sequences:
- the LOC117844868 gene encoding kinesin-like protein KIN-12E isoform X2, which yields MAAPGASAGSRRASTSRPRRASAAAVESNENDDLAAAPSTSSSVFAHPAASVPHFSLPPRSPLAAIADPGRNPRSAPVTPKSLAGTPRACVAGTGARDRTSSVGAARRVFDLRDLGGPEVPLEVPHFELDEDPAFWKDRNVQVLIRIRPINDAENATHGQKRCLLQDSSKTLSWNGPPETMFTFDHVACETISQEKLFKVVGLPMVENCMSGYNGCLFAYGQTGSGKTYTMMGELAKLGNELSKDSGLTPRIFEYLFARINEEEELRREEKLKYICKCSFLEIYNEQITDLLEPSSTNLQIREDIKKGVYVENLMECYVSSVEDVMLLLLQGVANRKMAATNMNSESSRSHSVFTCVIESRWESDSMTHLRFGRLNLVDLAGSERQKSSGAEGERLKEAANINRSLSTLGLVIMTLVDVANGRNRHVPYRDSRLTFLLQDSLGGNSKTTIVANISPSICSSSETLSTLKFAQRAKLIQNNAKVNEDASGDVMALQRQIEELKDQLTCLKKQQNCLGSPGLQLLVSDFANEFKSLCGVDDQPDCDLNILKQKVSHLEDVLVGSLRREKSAETKIGKQEAEIQHLNRLINLMESDAQRLRRRLELRGEKQRLHSMDENAALYQEIQLLQEQINENPQLTHFALENKRLIEELTMLQNFYKQGEREMLLTEISLLRNHFLHILEQKYTAAPKNVETQGDETIKELDNCRKELDACLENNVLLAREVNKLRCELIQYQKACTNQVAPEAEENVVVTSINAMQNNQAGQNFSCLSSDDVSKQFMQAGTMANISESFQLELPYEIDSEDLESPSHLHYPETHDLCHAHEKAPVMGIHLHDETLLCQESEMVNSRKHQSHEELERLKRTNRELTEKLVIMAEESNRLSEIIVAKDVEIASLSEEWEAAIFDLTSFLTDGCRSLDDAYQNIDNMISSFPHSSSSVSEHVEKAMKVSIEKEKMIFKLQIELQAAQKIGREVKEKLHILRGATLAITEAQQLDNEESSQEELQLVGLLHQKDCIIQELKNHLKAGKCRFAETAEEHSCNDLILPDNSVDMIEEQPDENEPTGQANPDYQSNLDSMLQLVEDKSNKVLTLFSNFEAAQETMEEAELMLSALLKVNEELKLERDNCRQAVELLLSEKTSLISELKELEASSSCTSQRYDKLHQQINDCVVEMAELASTIRGSFQQMQRVSTVELFALCSEIITFGQDLKRCIRESRSYIVNMASLIEEKGRSTKQFQHLNANTSGSACQQVESHTCQCGSSKPDFSQSDYSTDYASLRREFDRKINIAEGLSFDLKLLQESTSNAKDMKDKADEISTALSNVQRELDMKTDAMENMLRKQKALEEELVENGAVLTVLRSELEKSQSLSSALLKENKDLRVMLEEETVKNSEIKVLLEDKVNVIEGLESQILLLNRSEVGQLMSDIEELKNNIKIMNSNRENLQAEILTLRDKLEMAMALSEENEAAAIEARQTAEISKIYAEEKEEEVKILERSVEELEGTVTVLEEEVCNLKEEVRSYQLHKQSEDQLQAVGDMLSVEKASKCDAAGELCQGKCHLEKLQAEILAHQDVRKRIEHLTLEVKHKDDEIRQYKEHIAELVLHSEAQSLLYQEKYHEMEHMVSRQKFVPHESSSDIVHAKTEKPSGRARGSGSPFRCISSIIQQMNSEKDQEISVARQRIEELEGLVSGKQKEICLLTSRLAAVDTMTHDIIRELLGVKLDMTNYANLLDQEELQKLLIASQQQIEQSKAKDTELEVLREELGRLILERDSLLDDMDQRKTDLLETQLLVEQLEQREQMLETQIEILQLEKDSLQQKIMEMDETMELLVGSNQPDTNLRMGDHGSSEFSRRLAQSDMLLSHARQEHSRSHATRSSRAHHGRYR from the exons atggccgcgcccggcgccagcgccggcagccggcgcgcctccacctcccgcccccgccgcgcctccgcggcggcggtggagtccAACGAGAACGACGACCTCGCCGCTGCGCCCTCCACCTCTTCCTCTGTATTCGCACACCCCGCCGCCTCAGTTCCGCATTTCTCGCTGCCCCCGAGGTCGCCGCTCGCGGCCATCGCGGATCCCGGGCGGAACCCGCGGTCCGCGCCGGTGACGCCGAAGTCGCTGGCCGGCACGCCCAGGGCCTGCGTGGCGGGGACTGGGGCCAGGGACCGGACCTCGTCGGTtggggcggcgaggagggtgtTCGATCTGAGGGATCTCGGGGGTCCGGAGGTGCCTCTGGAGGTGCCGCACTTCGAGCTCGACGAGGACCCCGCGTTCTGGAAGGATCGCAATGTGCAG GTGTTGATACGAATAAGACCAATTAATGATGCCGAGAATGCCACTCATGGTCAGAAAAGATGCTTGCTGCAGGATAGCTCAAAGACATTGAGCTGGAATGGACCTCCCGAAACAATGTTCACGTTTGACCATGTTGCATGTGAAACAATATCACAG GAAAAGCTATTCAAAGTTGTGGGTCTGCCAATGGTGGAGAACTGCATGTCTGGATACAATGGCTGTTTGTTTGCCTATGGTCAG ACGGGAAGTGGGAAAACTTACACAATGATGGGAGAACTTGCCAAGTTGGGCAATGAGCTTAGTAAGGACTCTGGCTTGACACCTCGCATTTTTGAATATCTGTTTGCACGGATAAATGAG GAAGAAGAGCTCCGGAGAGAAGAAAAGCTTAAATATATCTGCAAATGCTCTTTTCTTGAGATTTACAATGAACAGATAACTGATCTACTTGAACCATCATCAACCAATCTTCAG ATCCGTGAAGATATAAAGAAAGGTGTATATGTTGAAAATCTTATGGAATGTTATGTGTCATCTGTTGAAGATGTTATGTTGCTATTGCTACAG GGGGTTGCAAACAGGAAAATGGCTGCCACAAATATGAATAGCGAGAGCAGCCGCTCACATAGTGTCTTTACTTGTGTAATTGAGAGCCGTTGGGAAAGTGATTCGATGACACACCTTCGTTTTGGGAGGTTGAACTTGGTTGATCTTGCTGGTTCTGAGAG GCAGAAAAGCTCAGGTGCTGAAGGAGAACGATTGAAAGAAGCTGCAAACATTAATAGATCATTGTCTACCCTTGG GCTCGTTATCATGACTCTAGTGGATGTTGCAAATGGGAGAAACCGTCATGTTCCCTATAGAGATTCAAGGCTTACATTTCTCCTCCAG GATTCCTTAGGAGGGAACTCTAAAACGACAATTGTTGCAAATATCAGCCCATCTATTTG TTCTTCCAGTGAGACATTGAGTACATTGAAGTTTGCTCAACGTGCGAAGCTGATTCAAAATAAT GCAAAAGTAAATGAAGACGCTTCGGGAGATGTTATGGCTTTACAAAGGCAGATAGAGGAACTAAAG GATCAACTGACATGCTTGAAGAAGCAGCAAAATTGTCTTGGATCACCTGGCTTGCAGCTGCTTGTTTCAGACTTTGCGAACGAATTCAAATCTTTGTGTGGAGTAGATGATCAACCAGACTGTGATCTGAATATACTAAAGCAAAAG GTTAGTCACCTAGAAGATGTCTTGGTTGGGAGCCTCAGGAGAGAGAAATCAGCAGAGACCAAGATTGGGAAACAGGAAGCGGAAATACAGCATTTGAACCGTTTG ATCAACCTGATGGAATCTGATGCACAACGCTTGAGGAGGCGACTCGAACTTCGTGGTGAAAAACAAAGATTGCATTCAATGGATGAAAATGCTGCATTGTACCAGGAGATTCAGCTATTGCAGGAACAAATCAATGAGAATCCTCAATTGACTCACTTTGCTTTGGAAAACAAGAGATTGATTGAGGAACTTACAAT GCTTCAAAACTTCTACAAGCAAGGGGAAAGAGAGATGTTACTAACAGAGATATCTCTTTTGCGCAATCAT TTCCTTCACATTCTTGAGCAGAAATATACAGCAGCTCCGAAAAATGTAGAAACTCAG GGTGATGAGACCATCAAGGAGCTTGACAATTGCAGGAAGGAACTGGATGCATGCTTAGAAAACAATGTTCTGTTAGCTCG TGAAGTAAATAAACTTCGCTGTGAACTGATACAATACCAGAAGGCTTGCACAAATCAA GTTGCTCCTGAGGCAGAGGAGAATGTTGTGGTCACAAGCATCAATGCAATGCAAAAT AATCAAGCTGGACAGAATTTTTCATGTTTATCATCAGATGATGTTAGCAAGCAGTTCATGCAAGCAGGGACCATGGCTAATATTTCAGAATCATTTCAACTTGAGTTACCTTATGAAATTGATAGCGAAGATCTGGAGTCACCTTCTCATTTGCACTATCCAGAAACACATGATTTATGTCATGCCCATGAAAAAGCTCCAGTGATGGGTATACATTTACATGATGAGACTTTATTATGTCAAGAGAGTGAAATGGTGAACTCTAGGAAACATCAATCACATGAAGAGTTGGAGCGCCTTAAAAGAACAAATCGAGAGCTCACAGAAAAGTTAGTCATTATGGCTGAAGAAAGTAACAGGCTTTCAGAGATTATTGTTGCAAAAGATGTAGAAATTGCTTCTTTGTCTGAAGAATGGGAGGCTGCAATTTTTGATCTAACGAGCTTCTTAACAGATGGATGTAGATCACTAGATGATGCATATCAGAACATTGATAATATGATTAGCTCATTTCCTCACAGTAGTAGTTCTGTAAGTGAACATGTGGAGAAGGCTATGAAAGTTAGCATTGAGAAGGAAAAGATGATCTTCAAACTTCAAATTGAACTACAAGCCGCACAGAAAATTGGCAGGGAAGTGAAGGAAAAGTTGCACATTTTAAGAGGTGCAACTCTTGCTATTACTGAAGCTCAGCAGTTGGATAATGAAGAAAGCTCTCAGGAAGAACTACAACTAGTAGGTTTATTGCACCAAAAGGATTGTATAATACAAGAACTAAAGAACCAtttgaaagcaggaaaatgtcGCTTTGCAGAAACAGCAGAAGAACATTCTTGTAATGACCTAATATTGCCTGATAATTCAGTTGACATGATTGAGGAACAGCCTGATGAAAATGAACCAACAGGTCAAGCTAATCCAGATTACCAG TCAAATCTTGATAGCATGCTACAACTTGTTGAAGACAAATCAAATAAGGTTCTGACCTTATTCTCAAATTTTGAGGCGGCTCAAGAAACCATGGAAGAGGCTGAACTTATGCTTTCAGCTTTGTTGAAGGTCAATGAAGAATTGAAACTTGAAAGAGATAATTGTAGGCAAGCGGTGGAATTGTTATTGTCTGAGAAAACTTCTCTGATCAGTGAGTTGAAGGAACTTGAAGCATCAAGTTCTTGTACATCACAGAGGTATGACAAATTGCACCAACAGATAAATGATTGTGTAGTAGAGATGGCTGAGCTTGCTTCTACAATAAGGGGGTCGTTTCAGCAAATGCAAAGGGTCTCTACAGTAGAACTCTTTGCTCTTTGCTCGGAGATTATTACTTTTGGCCAAGACTTGAAGAGATGTATAAGGGAGTCAAGGTCATATATAGTTAACATGGCATCACTTATAGAAGAAAAAGGCAGATCTACAAAGCAGTTCCAGCACCTCAATGCAAATACTTCTGGGTCTGCTTGTCAGCAGGTAGAGTCGCATACATGTCAATGCGGTAGCAGCAAACCTGACTTTTCTCAATCTGATTATAGTACAGATTATGCATCACTCAGAAGAGAGTTTGACAGGAAGATTAATATAGCAGAAGGATTGTCTTTTGACCTCAAACTACTGCAAGAGTCCACCTCAAACGCGAAAGATATGAAAGACAAAGCTGATGAAATATCTACTGCCCTTAGCAATGTTCAAAGAGAACTAGATATGAAAACTGATGCAATGGAAAACATGTTAAGAAAACAGAAGGCACTTGAGGAAGAACTGGTTGAAAATGGTGCTGTACTCACAGTTTTAAGATCAGAGTTAGAGAAATCTCAAAGTTTATCATCGGCGCTATTGAAGGAGAACAAAGATCTGAGAGTAATGTTGGAAGAGGAAACTGTGAAGAATAGTGAAATAAAAGTCCTTTTGGAAGACAAAGTTAATGTCATAGAGGGATTGGAGAGCCAGATACTTTTGCTAAATCGTTCTGAAGTGGGGCAATTAATGTCAGATATTGAAGAATTAAAAAATAacattaaaataatgaatagtAATAGGGAAAATCTCCAGGCAGAGATACTTACATTAAGGGACAAGCTTGAGATGGCAATGGCTTTATCTGAGGAAAATGAAGCTGCTGCTATTGAAGCTCGTCAA ACTGCAGAGATCAGTAAAATCTATGctgaggagaaagaggaggaagtTAAGATTCTTGAACGATCTGTTGAGGAACTTGAAGGAACAGTAACTGTACTCGAGGAAGAG GTATGCAACCTTAAAGAGGAAGTAAGGAGCTATCAACTACATAAACAATCTGAAGACCAATTACAAGCTGTTGGTGACATGCTTTCTGTAGAAAAAGCATCAAAATGTGATGCTGCTGGGGAATTGTGTCAAGGGAAATGTCATCTAGAAAA ATTACAAGCTGAGATTCTTGCACATCAAGATGTTAGAAAGAGGATTGAACATCTCACActggaagtaaaacataaagatgATGAG ATTAGGCAATACAAAGAGCATATTGCTGAATTGGTCCTGCACTCAGAAGCACAATCTTTGTTGTATCAGGAGAAG TATCATGAGATGGAGCACATGGTTTCAAGACAGAAGTTTGTCCCACATGAATCCAGTTCTGATATTGTCCATGCCAAAACTGAAAAGCCTTCGGGGCGAGCAAGAGGATCTGGTTCACCTTTCCGGTGCATATCTAGCATTATTCAACAAATGAACTCTGAGAAGGATCAAGAAATTTCAGTGGCACGCCAACGAATTGAAGAACTAGAAGGGTTGGTTAGTGGTAAACAGAAAGAG ATATGCTTGCTAACCTCGAGACTGGCTGCTGTGGATACCATGACGCATGATATTATAAGGGAGCTACTTGGCGTCAAACTAGACATGACAAACTATGCT AATTTGCTTGACCAAGAAGAACTGCAAAAGCTGCTAATAGCATCCCAACAACAAATTGAACAATCAAAGGCGAAG GACACAGAACTCGAGGTGCTTAGAGAAGAACTTGGTCGTCTCATTCTGGAAAGGGACAG CTTGCTTGATGACATGGACCAAAGGAAGACAGATCTATTGGAGACTCAACTGCTTGTTGAACAGCTTGAGCAAAGGGAGCAAATGTTGGAAACGCAGATCGAAATATTGCAG TTGGAGAAAGATAGCCTTCAACAGAAGATAATGGAGATGGACGAGACCATGGAGCTGCTAGTCGGATCAAATCAACCAGATACAAATCTACGAATG GGTGATCATGGCAGCAGCGAGTTCAGCAGGAGGCTAGCTCAGTCGGACATGCTCCTCTCCCACGCGAGGCAGGAACACTCTCGCAGCCACGCGACCAGAAGCTCGAGGGCGCATCATGGCCGATATCGCTGA